A single genomic interval of Bacillus sp. es.036 harbors:
- a CDS encoding MurR/RpiR family transcriptional regulator has product MNGGLISLQESITSLKPSERKVAEYIIHYPEEVINLSIQKLSKRTEVSEATIIRLARTLNYKGFQELKLRIAGDLATKQTSKSYQEISIDGTVDSFIENVSNNNIQSINDTISVLSKEEVEKAIAALSQARKIALFGIGASGLIAQDFKQKLSRINRWCEAGVDYDTQGTISANLEEQDVVFGISYSGQTNDIIESLKIAKDNGATVITLTKYGTNPVSDLADIKLFTSSLEKSIRSGAMSSRISQLNVIDILYVGMTSRNYEESVAALERTRKAVEVAKKHG; this is encoded by the coding sequence ATGAACGGTGGCCTGATCAGTCTTCAGGAATCAATCACTTCATTAAAACCTTCAGAACGAAAAGTGGCGGAATACATTATTCATTACCCGGAAGAAGTGATCAATCTCTCAATCCAGAAGCTCTCCAAACGAACAGAGGTAAGCGAAGCGACGATTATCCGTCTGGCTCGTACGCTAAATTACAAAGGATTTCAAGAACTGAAGCTTCGGATTGCAGGGGACCTTGCGACAAAGCAAACGAGTAAGTCTTATCAAGAAATATCGATTGATGGTACAGTGGATTCGTTTATTGAAAATGTCTCCAACAACAACATTCAATCAATCAATGATACGATCTCGGTTCTTTCAAAAGAGGAAGTGGAGAAAGCGATCGCTGCCCTTAGTCAGGCGCGCAAAATTGCCCTGTTTGGCATTGGGGCATCCGGCTTAATTGCTCAGGATTTTAAACAAAAGCTTTCTCGGATCAATCGCTGGTGTGAAGCGGGCGTTGATTATGATACGCAAGGTACGATTAGCGCGAATCTCGAGGAGCAGGATGTTGTTTTCGGTATCTCCTACTCAGGTCAAACGAACGATATCATTGAATCGCTTAAAATCGCAAAGGATAACGGCGCCACCGTTATAACATTAACCAAATACGGTACGAACCCGGTATCAGATCTTGCTGATATTAAGCTGTTCACAAGCTCGCTTGAGAAAAGCATTCGAAGTGGTGCGATGAGCTCACGTATTTCTCAGCTTAACGTGATTGATATTTTATATGTTGGTATGACGAGCCGAAACTACGAGGAAAGCGTAGCGGCGCTTGAACGCACGCGAAAAGCGGTGGAGGTTGCGAAAAAGCATGGTTAA
- the murQ gene encoding N-acetylmuramic acid 6-phosphate etherase, which translates to MNLTNIQTERRNQNTLTIDQMTTYEILHVINQEDHVIPEAVKASLPIIEQLVDQIVEAFQKDGRLIYVGAGTSGRLGVLDASECPPTFGTRSEQVIGVIAGGDQALQYALEGAEDDEEQAVVDMKKLNLTSSDVIVGIAASGRTPYTVAAMAYAKTVGATVGAVTCSRRSKMEEVAHYSIVADVGPEVVTGSTRMKAGTAQKLVLNMLTTASMIKIGKVYSNLMVDVVPTNRKLVQRGKNIVAEIAGVSIEEAEKSLEQYGSTKAAILSLLTGLTGETVHATLERYDGHLRKAIESAVVPS; encoded by the coding sequence ATGAATTTAACGAACATCCAGACTGAGCGAAGAAATCAAAACACACTCACGATTGATCAAATGACAACGTATGAAATTCTTCACGTGATAAATCAAGAAGATCATGTGATACCAGAAGCCGTTAAAGCATCGTTGCCTATCATTGAACAACTCGTTGATCAGATTGTCGAGGCTTTCCAGAAGGACGGTCGCTTAATTTACGTTGGGGCAGGAACGAGTGGAAGGCTTGGTGTTCTTGATGCTTCAGAATGTCCACCTACGTTCGGCACCAGGTCTGAACAGGTGATCGGCGTCATTGCAGGAGGAGATCAGGCGCTTCAATATGCTCTTGAAGGAGCAGAAGACGATGAAGAACAGGCCGTAGTGGATATGAAAAAGCTTAACCTTACTTCTAGCGATGTCATTGTCGGGATTGCCGCAAGTGGAAGAACACCTTATACAGTGGCGGCCATGGCGTACGCAAAAACAGTAGGTGCCACGGTTGGTGCGGTGACTTGTAGTCGTCGTTCGAAAATGGAGGAAGTGGCCCATTACAGTATTGTTGCGGATGTCGGGCCAGAAGTCGTAACAGGATCAACGCGTATGAAAGCGGGAACGGCTCAGAAGCTTGTCCTGAACATGCTGACAACTGCTTCCATGATTAAAATTGGGAAGGTTTACAGCAATTTAATGGTTGATGTTGTGCCAACGAATCGGAAACTCGTGCAGCGCGGGAAGAACATTGTCGCTGAAATCGCAGGGGTATCGATCGAAGAGGCTGAAAAATCGTTAGAACAATATGGCTCAACGAAAGCGGCTATTCTTTCATTACTAACAGGATTAACAGGTGAAACGGTTCATGCTACGTTAGAAAGGTATGACGGTCACTTAAGAAAAGCAATTGAATCTGCTGTTGTGCCAAGCTAG
- a CDS encoding DUF871 domain-containing protein has protein sequence MSIYLGSDGDMEGKLEKAQSFGVKVLFTSLHIPEDDHTIYQTRLKELGRLAKEFKMELVADVSPHSITFLGIENYEDLLQWGLSGIRPDYGYTDDLIVSLSQKMKVGLNASTVTREDIERWIELGANTGNLEAWHNYYPRPDTGLDEDFFSERNRLFKEYGIQTMAFIPGDEQLRGPVYAGLPTLEKHRNVPPHIACADLLYHYNVDHVLVGDISISDDQLRKLSLLSEGVIPLDVENSNEQFERFQVAGRHENRPDPARDVIRSAASRRFHDRPEPMISMERKCGAVTIDNENYGRYAGEIQLTKRDLPSDDRVNVIGNVAPNDLPLLQWIGASQPFDLRLKNDATDERN, from the coding sequence ATGTCTATCTATCTAGGAAGTGATGGTGATATGGAAGGGAAGTTAGAAAAAGCGCAGTCTTTCGGAGTGAAGGTGCTTTTCACTTCCTTACATATACCAGAAGATGATCACACGATCTATCAAACTCGTTTAAAAGAGCTTGGTCGTTTGGCGAAAGAATTTAAGATGGAGTTAGTGGCGGACGTCTCGCCTCACTCCATCACCTTTTTAGGAATTGAAAACTATGAAGATTTACTTCAGTGGGGATTGAGCGGGATCCGTCCTGATTACGGGTATACCGATGATTTAATTGTATCGCTGTCTCAAAAGATGAAAGTTGGTCTTAATGCGAGCACCGTGACAAGAGAAGACATCGAGCGATGGATTGAATTAGGTGCAAACACTGGGAATCTCGAAGCGTGGCATAACTATTACCCTCGTCCTGATACGGGACTTGATGAGGATTTCTTTTCTGAGAGAAATCGATTATTTAAAGAATACGGCATTCAAACGATGGCATTTATTCCTGGAGATGAACAGCTGAGAGGGCCTGTTTATGCGGGCTTACCAACGCTTGAGAAACATCGCAACGTTCCTCCGCACATCGCCTGCGCTGATCTTCTTTATCACTACAATGTGGACCACGTGCTGGTTGGGGATATTTCGATTAGCGACGATCAGCTTCGTAAACTATCACTTCTTTCAGAGGGCGTGATTCCACTTGATGTGGAGAATTCAAATGAACAGTTTGAAAGATTCCAGGTCGCAGGTCGGCATGAAAATCGACCTGATCCAGCCCGAGATGTGATTCGTTCCGCGGCTTCCAGACGTTTTCATGATCGTCCTGAGCCCATGATTTCAATGGAACGAAAATGTGGGGCGGTGACGATTGATAACGAGAACTATGGCCGCTATGCCGGTGAAATCCAGCTAACAAAACGCGATCTTCCTTCAGATGATCGGGTGAACGTAATTGGAAATGTAGCACCAAACGATTTGCCGCTTTTACAATGGATCGGGGCGTCGCAGCCCTTTGACTTACGTTTGAAAAATGATGCTACAGATGAAAGGAATTAA
- a CDS encoding PTS transporter subunit EIIC, with protein sequence MRKEERLASDILPLLGGPSNIQSLTSCMTRLRVTPIDSSKVDLEQLKEIDGVLGVVEAETVQVILGPGIVTKVAEEVSKMSGVEAEDLDDEGDIFEGLAAQTKSDLKQKNATPFKLFLRKIASIFIPLIPAIVASGLIAGITNIVIRSGVDPETSIVSILNFIGWGLFGYLGIFVGINAAKEFGGTPALGGIAGILIINPALADITLFGEQLVPGRGGLVGVMLAAFFMAWTERRVRRFVPSSLDIIVTPTISVLITGFATLIVLQPIGGFVSDLITQGLLGLIDAGGIFSGLILAGTFLPLVVTGLHQGLTPVHMELINTIGDDPLLPILAMGGAGQVGAAFAIYFKTKNKKLRKVIKAGLPVGILGIGEPLIFGVTLPLGRPFVTACLGAAIGGAFAAFFKVATIAIGVSGLPLIFLVNSNQILYYIISLVVAYFFGFVFTYLFGFKEEMTVAIDKGVSKTTAA encoded by the coding sequence GTGAGAAAAGAAGAACGCTTAGCTAGTGACATTTTACCTCTTCTCGGTGGACCATCGAATATTCAATCATTAACAAGTTGTATGACGAGACTTCGCGTAACGCCAATTGATTCGTCAAAAGTAGATCTTGAACAGTTAAAAGAAATTGACGGGGTACTTGGGGTTGTGGAAGCTGAAACGGTTCAGGTTATTTTAGGACCAGGCATTGTGACGAAGGTAGCAGAAGAAGTTTCTAAGATGAGTGGCGTTGAAGCAGAGGATTTGGATGATGAGGGTGACATTTTTGAAGGACTTGCAGCTCAAACGAAATCAGATTTGAAGCAAAAAAACGCTACGCCTTTTAAATTGTTTTTAAGAAAAATAGCCAGCATCTTTATTCCGCTTATTCCAGCGATCGTAGCCTCAGGGTTAATTGCCGGAATTACGAACATCGTCATTCGATCAGGTGTCGATCCTGAAACGTCAATCGTATCGATTCTTAATTTCATTGGTTGGGGACTGTTTGGGTATCTTGGTATTTTCGTTGGGATTAACGCTGCTAAGGAATTTGGTGGAACCCCTGCACTAGGTGGAATTGCAGGTATCCTGATCATTAACCCGGCCCTTGCGGATATTACGCTCTTTGGTGAACAGCTCGTTCCTGGTCGCGGTGGTTTAGTCGGTGTGATGCTCGCTGCCTTTTTCATGGCCTGGACAGAGCGTCGCGTGCGTCGCTTCGTTCCTTCTTCTCTTGATATTATCGTAACGCCAACGATTTCGGTGTTAATTACAGGATTTGCGACGTTAATCGTGCTTCAGCCAATCGGCGGATTCGTTTCAGATTTGATTACACAAGGACTATTAGGGTTAATTGACGCTGGAGGTATTTTCTCCGGATTAATTCTTGCAGGAACGTTCTTGCCACTTGTCGTAACGGGGCTCCATCAAGGACTAACGCCCGTTCATATGGAATTAATTAACACGATTGGTGATGATCCGTTGCTTCCGATTCTTGCAATGGGTGGGGCTGGTCAAGTTGGAGCAGCTTTCGCCATTTATTTTAAAACAAAAAATAAGAAGCTTCGAAAAGTCATTAAAGCAGGATTACCAGTTGGGATTTTAGGTATCGGAGAGCCGCTAATCTTTGGGGTAACATTGCCGCTTGGCAGACCATTTGTCACAGCGTGTCTCGGTGCAGCGATTGGAGGCGCTTTTGCCGCATTCTTTAAAGTTGCAACCATCGCGATTGGCGTATCAGGATTGCCGCTCATTTTCCTTGTGAATTCAAATCAAATCCTTTATTACATTATTTCCCTTGTCGTTGCGTACTTCTTTGGCTTTGTCTTCACGTATCTGTTCGGATTTAAAGAAGAGATGACCGTGGCGATTGATAAAGGAGTCTCAAAGACGACAGCTGCATAG
- a CDS encoding exo-beta-N-acetylmuramidase NamZ family protein yields MKKWMIMLVTMMLVLSSLSVALADNNGKGNAYGHDKNKKKFKLGVEVLLEDQKELIEGKSVGLITNPTGVDQELNSIVDLLHNDSDVDLKALYGPEHGVRGSAQAGEYVEYYIDEETGLPVYSLYGATKKPTPEMLEGIDVLLFDIQDVGTRFYTYIYTMAYAMEAAAENDIEFIVLDRPNPLGGEAVEGPVLNDEYSSFVGKYEIPLRHGMTVGELAQLFNEEFEIGANLTVVEMDKWKREMYYDDTPLEWVLPSPNMPTLDTALVYPGAALIEGTNVSEGRGTTKPFELIGAPFINATELANELNGLELPGVDFRAASFTPSFSKHAGKLTHGVQIHVTDKEAFEPVTTGLSLVKTIHDLYPEDFEFRAENSAGVSFFDLLVGNGWIREAIEEGESVEEMQQKWEADLEEFKEVREDYLLY; encoded by the coding sequence ATGAAAAAGTGGATGATTATGCTTGTTACGATGATGCTCGTTCTATCATCTTTGTCAGTCGCGCTCGCTGATAACAATGGAAAAGGAAATGCGTATGGTCATGATAAAAATAAGAAGAAATTCAAGCTTGGTGTGGAAGTTCTCCTTGAAGATCAGAAAGAGTTAATCGAGGGGAAAAGCGTTGGACTCATTACAAATCCAACGGGTGTTGATCAAGAGCTTAATAGTATCGTAGATTTACTTCATAATGATTCGGATGTTGATTTAAAGGCTCTGTACGGTCCTGAACATGGCGTGCGAGGCAGCGCGCAGGCCGGAGAATACGTGGAGTATTATATCGATGAAGAAACAGGTCTACCCGTTTATAGTCTGTATGGCGCTACGAAAAAGCCCACTCCTGAAATGCTAGAAGGAATAGACGTGCTCCTCTTTGATATTCAAGACGTTGGAACGCGATTCTACACGTATATTTACACGATGGCTTACGCAATGGAAGCCGCTGCTGAGAATGACATTGAATTTATCGTACTAGATCGACCGAATCCTCTTGGTGGGGAAGCAGTCGAAGGGCCGGTACTCAATGATGAATATTCTTCTTTCGTTGGAAAATATGAAATTCCACTTCGCCACGGCATGACGGTAGGAGAGCTTGCTCAACTTTTTAATGAAGAATTTGAAATTGGCGCTAATTTGACTGTTGTTGAAATGGATAAGTGGAAGCGGGAAATGTACTATGATGACACGCCTCTCGAATGGGTCCTTCCATCACCAAATATGCCAACGCTTGATACAGCACTCGTCTATCCAGGTGCCGCTTTAATTGAAGGAACGAACGTATCGGAAGGTCGCGGAACGACAAAACCATTTGAATTAATCGGCGCGCCTTTTATTAACGCAACGGAACTTGCTAATGAATTAAATGGTCTTGAACTTCCAGGCGTTGATTTTCGAGCCGCTTCTTTCACACCATCTTTCTCGAAGCACGCTGGGAAGTTAACGCACGGCGTGCAAATTCACGTAACGGATAAGGAAGCATTTGAACCAGTTACAACAGGGCTTAGTCTTGTGAAAACGATTCATGATCTTTACCCAGAAGATTTCGAATTCCGCGCAGAAAACAGCGCTGGGGTTTCGTTCTTTGACCTTCTAGTAGGAAACGGATGGATTCGAGAAGCGATTGAAGAAGGAGAAAGCGTTGAAGAGATGCAGCAAAAGTGGGAAGCGGATCTTGAAGAGTTTAAAGAAGTAAGAGAAGATTACTTGCTTTACTAA
- a CDS encoding glycoside hydrolase family 3 protein, translated as MKARSKRIVVGILAFVMMFSQVWLPKAGAESGAPHLILMENVPEVSAAFDGKTMTLHPLHIYEDGHFMKTEQNLTWKSSNKNVAKVDKDGQVTLTGKRGRTFISVSDGQSSDRIAIDYKVSKSDKKASAPAIVKQKGKQYNLIENAIAGMTMEEKVGQMLMPDYRNWDGQNVTEMLPEIEAQIKQYHLGGVILFRENVVTTEQTTKLVAQYQEASEKYGMLMTIDQEGGIVTRLQSGTDMPGNMALGATRSPELSENVGHAIGEELASLGINMNFAPDMDVNNNPDNPVIGVRSFGEDPELVADLGIAYTKGLQETGVAATAKHFPGHGDTAVDSHLGLPEVPYDKDRLMEVELYPFQKAMEAGIDAIMTAHVTFPKIDDTKVISKKDGTEISLPATLSHKVLTELMRDEMGYEGVITTDAMNMGAIQDHFGSVDAAIRAVKAGTDIVLMPVGLPEVAEGLYGAVESGDISEERIEASVERILTLKVNRGIIKSEQPIDVEDQIQEALQTVGSAEHKAVEKEAADKSITLVKNEDVLPLDANSDDHVVVVGRSFVSTLGDAVKAQHANTTVIEANSSYTLTDEQRETIVSADQIIVGTYTYSVGTRSPEHPQMLMVKAIMNATDAPVIAVGIRNPYDIMAYPDVDSYLTQYGFRTASFKATAATIFGENAPTGKLPITIPGETGGILYNFGHGLTY; from the coding sequence ATGAAAGCACGAAGTAAACGGATCGTTGTAGGGATATTGGCGTTCGTGATGATGTTTTCACAAGTATGGCTGCCAAAGGCTGGTGCAGAAAGTGGTGCGCCACACTTAATTTTAATGGAAAACGTTCCTGAAGTGAGCGCGGCGTTTGATGGAAAGACAATGACGCTTCATCCGCTACACATTTATGAAGACGGTCATTTTATGAAAACAGAGCAGAATCTTACGTGGAAGTCATCGAATAAAAATGTGGCGAAAGTAGATAAGGATGGGCAGGTTACTTTAACAGGAAAGCGTGGCCGCACATTCATAAGCGTTTCTGATGGACAAAGCAGCGATCGCATTGCGATTGATTACAAAGTGAGTAAATCAGATAAAAAAGCGTCAGCTCCAGCGATCGTTAAGCAAAAAGGAAAGCAGTACAACCTGATTGAAAATGCGATTGCTGGCATGACGATGGAAGAAAAAGTTGGTCAAATGCTGATGCCAGATTATCGAAACTGGGATGGTCAAAATGTGACTGAGATGCTTCCAGAAATCGAAGCACAGATCAAACAGTATCATCTTGGCGGTGTGATTTTATTTCGAGAAAATGTCGTAACAACCGAACAAACAACGAAGTTAGTCGCTCAATATCAAGAGGCTTCTGAAAAATACGGCATGCTAATGACAATTGACCAAGAAGGCGGAATTGTTACGCGCCTTCAGTCTGGAACGGACATGCCTGGAAACATGGCGCTTGGCGCAACACGTTCACCGGAGCTTTCGGAGAACGTCGGGCATGCGATCGGAGAGGAGCTTGCTTCTCTTGGGATCAACATGAACTTTGCTCCCGATATGGATGTGAATAACAATCCGGATAATCCTGTTATTGGCGTTCGTTCATTTGGAGAAGATCCTGAGCTTGTCGCTGATCTTGGGATTGCTTATACGAAAGGACTTCAAGAAACTGGCGTTGCAGCAACAGCGAAGCATTTCCCTGGTCACGGAGATACGGCCGTTGATTCTCATCTGGGACTTCCTGAAGTTCCTTATGACAAAGACCGCCTCATGGAAGTAGAGCTTTATCCGTTCCAAAAGGCGATGGAAGCGGGGATCGACGCGATCATGACCGCTCACGTGACGTTCCCGAAAATTGATGATACAAAAGTGATTTCGAAAAAAGACGGAACGGAAATTTCACTACCTGCCACGCTCTCTCACAAAGTGTTAACCGAATTAATGCGCGATGAGATGGGGTATGAGGGCGTCATTACAACAGATGCGATGAACATGGGCGCGATTCAAGATCATTTCGGATCGGTCGATGCAGCGATTCGCGCAGTGAAAGCAGGAACGGATATCGTTTTGATGCCTGTTGGTCTTCCAGAAGTTGCGGAAGGACTATATGGAGCTGTGGAATCTGGTGACATTTCTGAGGAACGCATTGAAGCTTCCGTTGAACGCATTTTAACGTTAAAAGTGAACAGAGGAATCATCAAGTCTGAGCAACCTATTGATGTAGAAGACCAAATTCAAGAAGCACTTCAGACAGTTGGATCAGCTGAGCATAAGGCGGTTGAGAAAGAAGCTGCCGACAAGTCGATCACACTTGTGAAAAATGAGGATGTTTTACCACTTGATGCAAATAGTGATGATCACGTTGTCGTGGTTGGGAGAAGTTTCGTGTCTACGCTAGGTGACGCCGTAAAAGCGCAGCATGCGAATACGACCGTGATTGAAGCAAATTCCAGCTACACGTTAACGGACGAACAGCGTGAAACGATTGTATCCGCTGATCAAATTATTGTAGGAACGTACACGTACAGTGTTGGAACGCGTTCACCTGAGCATCCACAAATGCTGATGGTTAAAGCCATTATGAATGCAACAGATGCACCTGTTATAGCCGTTGGGATTCGGAATCCATATGACATTATGGCGTATCCGGACGTTGATAGCTACCTGACACAGTATGGTTTTAGAACGGCAAGTTTTAAAGCAACAGCTGCCACTATTTTTGGTGAAAATGCACCAACAGGAAAGCTACCGATTACGATTCCAGGGGAAACAGGTGGCATCCTTTATAACTTTGGACATGGGTTAACGTACTAA
- a CDS encoding serine hydrolase domain-containing protein, with protein sequence MRRKTLSLLLTTALGTSLLAPGSGLAAPGPTIEKEGKVNMHQSRKAHPTFSWDNPGPTSPVLHPGSYKGAGMREEPLQEIDGLLQNAIDDEVMPGAVAFVARRGHIVKEEAYGYSAQYTNGDFTEMDNPIPMSEDTIFDLASISKLFTTTAAMTLYEDGAFQLDDDVAKYIPEFAANGKENVTIEQLMTHTSGFKPWIPLYTIGEDREDRLEYVFQYPLQSAPGTNYTYSDLNMITLGALIERLSGMRLDEYVKQEITEPLGMDDTMYNPPAELKVRIAATEYQPWTNRGLVWGEVHDESAWSLDGVAGHAGVFSTASDLAKFAHMYLMEGRYGGTRILEPATVKLLTENRIPEFPGDDHGLGWELQQGWFMDALSESTTLGHTGYTGTSIVVSPTNQTIAILLTNRVHPTRETVSTSPTRRAFARQVADAIPVAMDKKADPWFAGYGNNESKHLTAEVDVDEATTLSFDTWYQMEEGYDIGTVEVSEDGEKWTEVASLTGASESWEREEVTIPANTTQIRFTYHTDGSTNKRGWYVDAVKLDQEKISFTSNEWVKRAY encoded by the coding sequence ATGAGAAGAAAAACGCTGTCGCTGCTTCTAACTACGGCACTCGGAACGTCACTTTTAGCCCCTGGATCAGGATTAGCTGCACCAGGTCCGACAATCGAAAAAGAGGGAAAGGTTAACATGCATCAATCGAGAAAAGCTCACCCTACTTTTTCTTGGGACAACCCGGGACCAACCTCTCCTGTTCTTCACCCTGGCTCATACAAAGGAGCAGGAATGCGTGAAGAACCGCTTCAAGAGATTGACGGTTTACTCCAAAATGCCATTGATGACGAGGTAATGCCTGGCGCTGTAGCTTTTGTTGCAAGAAGAGGACATATCGTGAAGGAGGAAGCATACGGTTATTCGGCTCAATACACAAATGGTGACTTTACTGAAATGGACAACCCGATTCCGATGAGCGAGGATACCATTTTTGATCTTGCTTCTATTAGTAAGCTGTTTACGACGACGGCGGCGATGACGCTTTATGAGGATGGGGCTTTTCAGTTAGATGATGACGTTGCGAAGTACATTCCTGAATTTGCGGCAAATGGAAAAGAAAACGTTACGATCGAACAGCTCATGACCCACACCTCTGGATTTAAACCGTGGATTCCCCTCTACACAATCGGAGAAGATCGAGAGGATCGCTTAGAGTATGTGTTTCAATATCCACTTCAATCAGCGCCAGGCACAAACTATACATACAGCGACCTTAACATGATTACGCTTGGTGCTTTGATTGAACGGTTGTCAGGCATGCGACTCGATGAGTATGTAAAGCAGGAAATCACAGAACCACTTGGCATGGACGATACGATGTATAATCCACCTGCTGAATTAAAAGTACGAATCGCGGCAACCGAATACCAGCCGTGGACGAACAGAGGACTCGTTTGGGGCGAGGTGCATGATGAAAGCGCCTGGTCACTTGACGGAGTTGCTGGTCATGCCGGTGTATTTTCAACAGCATCTGACCTTGCGAAATTTGCGCATATGTACTTGATGGAAGGACGCTACGGCGGAACGCGGATTCTTGAGCCGGCAACTGTCAAACTTTTAACTGAAAATCGGATTCCAGAGTTTCCTGGAGACGATCATGGGCTTGGCTGGGAGCTTCAACAGGGCTGGTTCATGGATGCTTTATCTGAAAGCACTACGCTCGGACATACCGGGTATACTGGAACATCGATCGTTGTGAGCCCAACAAATCAAACGATTGCGATTCTGTTAACGAACCGCGTGCATCCTACGCGTGAAACGGTTTCGACGTCACCAACGAGACGAGCATTTGCGAGACAAGTAGCGGATGCGATTCCAGTTGCGATGGATAAAAAGGCAGATCCGTGGTTTGCAGGCTATGGCAATAACGAGTCAAAACATTTAACGGCTGAAGTTGATGTGGACGAAGCAACGACACTTTCGTTTGATACGTGGTATCAAATGGAGGAAGGCTATGATATAGGAACAGTTGAGGTTTCAGAGGATGGCGAGAAGTGGACAGAGGTAGCTTCGCTAACTGGCGCAAGCGAAAGTTGGGAAAGAGAAGAAGTTACGATTCCTGCTAATACGACACAAATTCGGTTTACTTATCATACAGACGGATCAACGAATAAGCGCGGATGGTACGTTGATGCAGTTAAACTAGATCAAGAAAAAATCTCGTTCACAAGCAATGAATGGGTGAAGCGAGCTTATTAA
- a CDS encoding nucleoside hydrolase, producing MSEKRKVILDCDPGHDDAISIILAASSDRIQLKGITTVAGNVEVEKTTLNALKVCDLLGLDVPVARGAEQPLVKVREFAPDIHGDSGLDGPQLPKVPQKKAIDQHAVDFIIERLLASDGDISLVPTGPLTNIALALQKEPAIVEKIQEIVLMGGGTFGNWTPTAEFNIYVDAEAAELVFNSGVPVTMFGLDVTHQAITTPAILEQIASIGSPISQFVGELLAYFTKTYKDVFGFEGAPIHDACTVAYLIDESIFEFETVRVDIETKGEFTYGTTCVDLLHVTGREANVKFARGIDQEKFWGLLLSALK from the coding sequence ATGAGCGAAAAAAGAAAAGTGATTTTAGACTGTGACCCTGGTCATGATGACGCAATATCGATTATCCTCGCAGCTTCAAGTGACCGAATCCAACTTAAAGGCATTACAACGGTAGCGGGAAATGTTGAAGTTGAGAAAACGACGCTGAATGCGCTGAAAGTGTGTGATTTACTAGGACTGGATGTTCCTGTTGCACGAGGGGCCGAGCAACCACTTGTAAAAGTGCGTGAATTTGCGCCCGATATTCACGGTGACTCCGGACTAGATGGACCTCAGCTACCTAAAGTCCCACAAAAAAAGGCGATTGATCAGCATGCGGTCGATTTTATCATCGAGCGTTTGTTGGCTTCAGATGGTGACATCTCGCTTGTTCCGACAGGTCCGCTCACAAATATCGCATTAGCTCTTCAAAAAGAACCTGCGATCGTTGAAAAAATTCAAGAAATCGTTCTGATGGGCGGGGGTACGTTTGGTAATTGGACGCCTACGGCTGAGTTTAATATTTATGTTGATGCAGAGGCGGCTGAACTGGTCTTTAACAGCGGCGTTCCCGTTACCATGTTTGGTCTTGATGTGACACACCAGGCGATCACAACCCCAGCTATACTTGAGCAAATCGCTTCAATTGGCAGTCCCATTTCTCAATTTGTAGGAGAACTTCTTGCTTATTTCACCAAAACCTATAAAGATGTTTTTGGTTTTGAAGGAGCCCCGATTCATGATGCGTGCACAGTTGCGTATTTAATTGATGAATCGATCTTTGAATTCGAGACGGTGCGTGTGGATATTGAGACCAAGGGAGAATTTACATATGGTACAACGTGTGTGGATCTTCTTCATGTAACGGGAAGAGAGGCTAACGTGAAGTTTGCACGTGGTATTGATCAGGAGAAGTTTTGGGGGTTATTGCTTAGTGCGTTGAAGTGA